Proteins co-encoded in one Streptomyces diastaticus subsp. diastaticus genomic window:
- a CDS encoding glycosyltransferase family 87 protein, whose translation MTATTTDATATGGTAPAGRPPGAARTCAPVAAWVVTRAVLLLCVLQVWVVPGPDVTVDVSVIYRDWYGVLSTGAFPADDVTWQYPPAAALAVLSPTLLPFLPYAHAFFVLVLLTDAVVLALLLRAGSGPGRSRRGVWVWVAGVALLGPTAYARYDLMVAAVAVAALLAGMGRPRLTGALVAFGALLKVWPALLLLGVARGAVRRVWGAAAVTGAVVLGAFAVAMPNALAFLTAQRDRGTEVESLGALVFHVARYFGWQGEVRLHYGSLEFLGPGVAGVSLAAQLLSVLALGWLVYWRLRARVFTPGTPADAAFAAVLLFTTTSRVISPQYLLWLVALAAVCLLFTGTWMARPAVLVLAASAVTVLEFPVFFGDVVTSTPLGVGLMLLRNGLLVAASLMACRALWRRTVPGPADEATPPGPAAAAGTPATPR comes from the coding sequence ATGACGGCCACGACGACGGACGCCACCGCGACCGGGGGCACCGCTCCCGCCGGGCGGCCCCCGGGCGCGGCGCGCACCTGCGCGCCGGTGGCGGCCTGGGTGGTGACCAGGGCGGTGCTCCTGCTCTGCGTCCTCCAGGTCTGGGTGGTGCCCGGCCCCGACGTGACGGTCGACGTGTCGGTCATCTACCGCGACTGGTACGGCGTCCTGTCCACCGGCGCCTTTCCCGCCGACGACGTCACCTGGCAGTACCCGCCGGCGGCGGCACTGGCGGTCCTCTCCCCCACCCTGCTGCCGTTCCTCCCGTACGCGCACGCCTTCTTCGTCCTGGTGCTGCTGACCGACGCGGTGGTCCTGGCCCTGCTGCTGCGCGCCGGGAGCGGACCGGGCCGCTCCCGGCGCGGGGTGTGGGTCTGGGTGGCCGGGGTGGCGCTGCTCGGCCCGACGGCGTACGCGCGGTACGACCTGATGGTGGCGGCGGTGGCGGTGGCGGCCCTGCTGGCCGGAATGGGCCGGCCCCGTCTGACGGGTGCGCTGGTGGCCTTCGGCGCGCTGTTGAAGGTGTGGCCGGCGCTGCTGCTGCTCGGGGTGGCGCGGGGCGCGGTGCGGCGGGTCTGGGGGGCGGCGGCGGTCACCGGCGCGGTGGTGCTGGGGGCGTTCGCGGTCGCGATGCCGAACGCGCTGGCGTTCCTGACGGCACAGCGCGACCGGGGCACCGAGGTGGAGTCGCTGGGGGCGCTGGTCTTCCACGTGGCGCGGTACTTCGGCTGGCAGGGCGAGGTGCGGCTGCACTACGGCTCACTGGAGTTCCTGGGGCCCGGGGTGGCCGGGGTGAGCCTGGCGGCGCAGTTGCTGTCGGTGCTGGCGCTGGGGTGGCTGGTGTACTGGCGGCTGCGGGCGCGGGTGTTCACGCCGGGGACCCCGGCGGACGCGGCCTTCGCGGCGGTGCTGCTGTTCACCACGACGAGCCGGGTGATCAGTCCGCAGTACCTGCTGTGGCTGGTGGCGCTGGCGGCGGTCTGCCTGCTCTTCACCGGCACCTGGATGGCGCGGCCCGCCGTCCTGGTGCTGGCCGCCTCGGCGGTGACGGTACTGGAGTTCCCCGTCTTCTTCGGCGACGTGGTGACGAGTACGCCGCTGGGGGTGGGTCTGATGCTGCTCCGCAACGGCCTGCTGGTGGCGGCCTCCCTCATGGCCTGCCGGGCCCTGTGGCGCCGGACGGTGCCCGGCCCGGCCGACGAGGCTACGCCGCCGGGCCCAGCCGCTGCCGCAGGTACGCCCGCCACGCCGCGGTGA
- a CDS encoding glycosyltransferase family 4 protein has protein sequence MHKTLIVTNDFPPRPGGIQAFLHNMALRLDPERIVVHASTWKRGREGAEATAAFDAEQPFPVVRARTTMLLPTPAATRRATGLLREHGCTSVWFGAAAPLGLMAPALRRAGAERLVATTHGHEAGWAQLPGARSLLRRIGDATDTITYLGEYTRSRIAGALGPEAAARMAHLPPGVDEKTFHPDSGGDAVRARLGLTDRPVVVCVSRLVPRKGQDTLIKAMPRVLAAEPDAVLLIVGGGPYEKELRALAEATGVARSVHFTGAVPWSELPAHYGAGDVFAMPCRTRRGGLDVEGLGIVYLEASATGLPVVAGDSGGAPDAVLDGETGWVVRGTRPEDVADRLTTLLGDRALRTAMGERGRAWVESTWRWDLLAERLRALL, from the coding sequence ATGCACAAGACCCTGATCGTGACCAACGACTTCCCGCCGCGCCCCGGCGGCATCCAGGCGTTCCTGCACAACATGGCGCTGCGCCTGGACCCGGAGCGGATCGTCGTCCACGCCTCCACCTGGAAGCGCGGGCGCGAGGGCGCCGAGGCCACCGCCGCCTTCGACGCCGAACAGCCCTTCCCCGTCGTCCGCGCCCGCACCACGATGCTGCTGCCCACCCCGGCCGCCACCCGTCGCGCCACCGGGCTGCTGCGCGAACACGGCTGCACCTCCGTGTGGTTCGGCGCCGCCGCACCCCTCGGTCTGATGGCGCCCGCGCTGCGCCGGGCGGGGGCCGAACGGCTGGTCGCGACCACTCACGGCCACGAGGCGGGCTGGGCCCAACTGCCGGGCGCCCGCAGCCTGCTGAGGCGTATCGGGGACGCGACGGACACGATCACCTACCTCGGCGAGTACACCCGCTCGCGGATCGCCGGCGCGCTCGGCCCCGAGGCCGCCGCCCGCATGGCGCACCTGCCGCCGGGCGTCGACGAGAAGACCTTCCACCCGGACAGCGGCGGCGACGCGGTCCGGGCCCGGCTCGGCCTCACCGACCGGCCCGTCGTCGTCTGCGTCTCCCGGCTGGTGCCCCGCAAGGGCCAGGACACCCTGATCAAGGCGATGCCGCGGGTGCTCGCCGCCGAGCCCGACGCGGTACTGCTGATCGTCGGCGGCGGCCCGTACGAGAAGGAGCTGCGCGCCCTCGCCGAGGCGACCGGCGTGGCCCGCTCCGTCCACTTCACCGGCGCGGTGCCCTGGTCCGAGCTGCCCGCCCACTACGGCGCGGGCGACGTCTTCGCCATGCCCTGCCGCACCCGGCGCGGCGGCCTGGACGTCGAGGGGCTCGGCATCGTCTACCTGGAGGCCTCCGCCACCGGGCTGCCCGTCGTCGCCGGGGACTCCGGCGGCGCCCCCGACGCCGTCCTCGACGGCGAGACCGGTTGGGTGGTGCGCGGCACGCGCCCCGAGGACGTCGCCGACCGGCTCACCACCCTGCTCGGCGACCGGGCGCTGCGCACCGCCATGGGCGAGCGCGGCCGTGCCTGGGTCGAGTCCACCTGGCGCTGGGACCTGCTCGCCGAACGCCTCCGCGCCCTGCTCTGA
- a CDS encoding AMP-dependent synthetase/ligase produces the protein MREFSLPALYEVPADGNLTDIVRRNAERHPDVAVIARKVDGAWEDLTATAFLAEVRAAAKGLMASGVQPGDRVGLLSRTRYEWTLMDFAIWSAGAVTVPVYETSSPEQIEWILGDSGAVACVVETPGHAASVESVRGGLPALKHVWQLDAGGVAELERAGAGLSDEAVDERSALAGADDPATIVYTSGTTGRPKGCVLTHRSFFAECGNVVARLKPLFRTGECSVLLFLPVAHVFGRLVEVAALMAPIRLGLVPDIKHLTDELASFRPTMVLGVPRVFEKVYNSARAKAQADGKGKIFDKAAETAIAYSRALDTPQGPSLGLKLKHKVFAKLVYSKLHTVLGGRGEYAISGGAPLGERLGHFYRGIGFTVLEGYGLTESCAATAFNPWDRQKIGTVGQPLPGSVVRIADDGEVLLHGEHLFDRYWNNEAATREALADGWFHTGDIGTLDEDGYLAITGRKKEIIVTAGGKNVAPAVIEDRIRGHALVAECMVVGDGRPFVGALVTVDEEFLVRWAADHGKPAGSTAASLREDPELLAEIQRAVDDGNAAVSKAESVRKFRVLPAQFTEESGHITPSLKLKRSVVLKDFADEIEAIYAR, from the coding sequence TTGCGCGAGTTCAGCCTTCCGGCCCTGTACGAGGTACCAGCGGACGGAAATCTCACCGACATCGTCCGGCGCAACGCGGAGCGGCACCCGGATGTGGCCGTGATCGCCCGGAAGGTGGACGGTGCGTGGGAGGACCTGACCGCCACGGCCTTCCTCGCCGAGGTCCGCGCAGCCGCCAAGGGCCTGATGGCCTCCGGCGTCCAGCCCGGCGACCGGGTGGGGCTGCTCTCCCGTACGCGGTACGAGTGGACGCTGATGGACTTCGCGATCTGGAGCGCCGGCGCGGTCACCGTACCGGTGTACGAGACGAGTTCGCCGGAGCAGATCGAGTGGATACTCGGCGACTCGGGCGCCGTCGCCTGCGTCGTGGAGACCCCGGGGCACGCCGCCTCGGTGGAGTCGGTGCGCGGCGGGCTGCCGGCGCTGAAGCACGTCTGGCAGCTGGACGCCGGCGGCGTGGCGGAGCTGGAGCGGGCCGGGGCCGGGCTGAGTGACGAGGCGGTCGACGAGCGCAGCGCGCTGGCCGGCGCCGACGACCCGGCGACGATCGTCTACACCTCGGGTACCACGGGCCGTCCCAAGGGCTGCGTGCTGACCCACCGCAGCTTCTTCGCCGAGTGCGGCAACGTGGTGGCGCGGCTCAAACCCCTCTTCCGCACCGGCGAGTGCTCGGTGCTGCTCTTCCTCCCGGTGGCGCACGTCTTCGGCCGGCTGGTGGAGGTCGCCGCGCTGATGGCGCCCATCCGTCTGGGCCTGGTGCCGGACATCAAGCACCTCACCGACGAGCTGGCCTCGTTCCGCCCGACCATGGTCCTGGGCGTCCCGCGCGTCTTCGAGAAGGTTTACAACTCGGCGCGCGCCAAGGCGCAGGCCGACGGCAAGGGCAAGATCTTCGACAAGGCCGCGGAGACCGCGATCGCCTACAGCCGGGCGCTGGACACCCCGCAGGGTCCCTCCCTCGGCCTGAAGCTGAAGCACAAGGTCTTCGCCAAGCTGGTCTACAGCAAGCTCCACACGGTCCTCGGCGGCCGCGGCGAGTACGCGATCTCCGGCGGCGCCCCGCTCGGCGAGCGGCTCGGCCACTTCTACCGCGGCATCGGCTTCACGGTGCTGGAGGGGTACGGCCTGACCGAGTCCTGCGCGGCCACCGCCTTCAACCCGTGGGACCGCCAGAAGATCGGCACGGTCGGTCAGCCGCTGCCCGGTTCGGTGGTCCGCATCGCCGACGACGGCGAGGTCCTGCTCCACGGCGAGCACCTCTTCGACCGGTACTGGAACAACGAGGCGGCGACCCGTGAGGCGCTGGCCGACGGCTGGTTCCACACCGGGGACATCGGCACCCTCGACGAGGACGGCTACCTCGCGATCACCGGCCGCAAGAAGGAGATCATCGTCACCGCGGGCGGCAAGAACGTCGCTCCGGCCGTGATCGAGGACCGCATCCGCGGCCATGCCCTGGTCGCCGAGTGCATGGTGGTCGGCGACGGGCGCCCGTTCGTGGGCGCGCTGGTCACCGTGGACGAGGAGTTCCTGGTGCGCTGGGCGGCCGACCACGGCAAGCCGGCCGGTTCGACGGCGGCCTCGCTGCGGGAGGACCCGGAGCTGCTGGCGGAGATCCAGCGGGCGGTGGACGACGGGAACGCGGCGGTCTCCAAGGCCGAGTCGGTCCGCAAGTTCCGGGTGCTGCCGGCGCAGTTCACCGAGGAGTCGGGCCACATCACGCCCTCGCTGAAGCTGAAGCGCAGCGTGGTGCTGAAGGACTTCGCGGACGAGATCGAGGCGATCTACGCCCGCTGA
- a CDS encoding metallophosphoesterase family protein — protein sequence MAGTRIHVVSDVHGNAKDLARAGDGADALVCLGDLILFLDYADHSRGIFPDLFGTEAATRVVALRTARRFEEARAYQRTLWAGIDRESALEEAVRRQYAELFAAFPTPTYATYGNVDVPRLWPEFARPGTTVLDGTRVEIGGRVFGFVGGGLPSPMRTPYEIPEEEYAAKLEALGEVDVLCTHIPPQVPELRYDTVARRFERGSSALLDVIRRTRPRYALFGHVHQPLARRMRIGATECVNVGHFAGTGRPWSLTW from the coding sequence ATGGCGGGTACACGGATCCATGTGGTGAGCGACGTGCACGGCAACGCGAAGGACCTCGCCCGGGCCGGCGACGGCGCCGACGCCCTGGTCTGCCTGGGCGACCTGATCCTCTTCCTCGACTACGCCGACCACTCGCGCGGCATCTTCCCCGACCTCTTCGGCACCGAGGCCGCCACCCGCGTCGTCGCGCTGCGCACCGCCCGCCGCTTCGAGGAGGCCCGCGCCTATCAGCGCACCCTGTGGGCGGGCATCGACCGCGAGAGCGCCCTGGAGGAGGCGGTCCGCCGCCAGTACGCCGAACTCTTCGCCGCCTTCCCCACCCCCACCTACGCCACCTACGGCAACGTCGACGTGCCCCGCCTGTGGCCCGAGTTCGCCCGCCCCGGCACCACCGTCCTCGACGGCACCCGCGTCGAGATCGGCGGCCGCGTCTTCGGCTTCGTCGGCGGCGGCCTGCCCTCCCCGATGCGCACCCCCTACGAGATCCCGGAGGAGGAGTACGCCGCCAAACTCGAAGCCCTCGGCGAGGTCGACGTGCTCTGCACCCACATCCCGCCCCAGGTCCCCGAACTGCGTTACGACACCGTCGCCCGCCGCTTCGAACGCGGCAGCTCCGCCCTGCTCGACGTCATCCGCCGCACCCGCCCCCGGTACGCGCTCTTCGGCCACGTCCACCAGCCGCTGGCCCGCCGTATGCGGATCGGCGCCACCGAGTGCGTCAACGTCGGCCACTTCGCCGGCACCGGACGGCCCTGGTCCCTCACCTGGTGA
- a CDS encoding SRPBCC family protein → MAEHTSSSITIDAPPAEVMAVIADFARYPEWTGEVKEADVLATDDQGRAEQVRLVLDAGAIKDDHTLAYTWHGADQVRWTLVKSQMLRELDGSYTLADLGEGRTEVTYQLTVDVKIPMLGMIKRKAEKVIIDRALAGLKKRVESKPGA, encoded by the coding sequence ATGGCGGAACACACCAGCTCTAGCATCACGATCGACGCGCCCCCGGCCGAGGTCATGGCCGTCATCGCCGACTTCGCCCGCTACCCGGAGTGGACCGGCGAGGTGAAGGAGGCCGACGTGCTGGCCACCGACGACCAGGGCCGTGCGGAGCAGGTCCGCCTCGTCCTGGACGCGGGCGCCATCAAGGACGACCACACCCTCGCCTACACCTGGCACGGCGCCGACCAGGTCCGCTGGACCCTGGTCAAGTCCCAGATGCTCCGCGAACTGGACGGCTCCTACACCCTCGCCGACCTCGGCGAGGGGCGCACCGAGGTCACCTACCAGCTGACCGTCGACGTCAAGATCCCCATGCTCGGCATGATCAAACGCAAGGCCGAGAAGGTCATCATCGACCGCGCCCTGGCCGGCCTGAAGAAGCGCGTGGAGTCCAAGCCGGGCGCCTGA
- a CDS encoding ArsA family ATPase — protein MRTVLVTGPGGAGRTTLAAATARAAARAGTRVLLLTADPGDRLGTALGAPLGPAPVEAAPGLHALRLDAADRLRADLLALQDRAATALDALGATPLAADELTPLPGAEELALLRALRELAALPEGDPARPGLVVVDLPAAPRALALLSLPGELRRYLARLLPAERQAARALRPLLGRLAGLPLPGEGLYAAAARWDTELAAAQAALSRPGTSVTLVAEPGPAGADAVREARTALALHALPADPVFANRVLPAEGAGAWAAPLLAQQAKILDLWDQDPGGPAVRVPHLGHDPRGPEDLDALGVPAPGPAPAVAGPRVEDRLAADGVLLWHLELPGVSRDQLDLVRRADELVVTAGAFRRILPLPGALRRCTVAGAALRDGTLTVRFTPDPAQWPQKR, from the coding sequence GTGCGCACGGTCCTCGTCACCGGACCCGGCGGCGCGGGCCGCACCACCCTCGCCGCCGCGACCGCCCGGGCCGCCGCCCGCGCCGGCACCCGCGTCCTGCTGCTCACCGCCGACCCCGGCGACCGCCTCGGCACCGCTCTCGGCGCCCCGCTCGGCCCCGCGCCCGTCGAGGCCGCCCCCGGCCTGCACGCCCTGCGCCTGGACGCCGCCGACCGGCTCCGCGCCGATCTCCTCGCCCTCCAGGACCGTGCCGCCACCGCCCTCGACGCCCTCGGCGCCACCCCGCTCGCCGCGGACGAACTCACGCCGCTGCCCGGCGCCGAGGAACTCGCCCTGCTCCGTGCCCTGCGCGAACTGGCCGCCCTGCCCGAAGGCGACCCCGCCCGGCCCGGCCTCGTCGTCGTCGACCTGCCCGCCGCCCCCCGCGCCCTCGCCCTGCTCTCCCTGCCCGGCGAACTCCGCCGGTACCTCGCCCGGCTGCTGCCCGCCGAACGCCAGGCCGCCCGCGCCCTGCGCCCCCTCCTCGGCCGCCTCGCCGGGCTCCCGCTGCCCGGCGAGGGCCTCTACGCGGCCGCCGCCCGCTGGGACACCGAGCTGGCCGCCGCGCAGGCCGCGCTGAGCAGGCCCGGCACCAGCGTCACCCTGGTCGCCGAACCGGGCCCGGCCGGGGCCGACGCCGTCCGCGAGGCGCGTACCGCCCTCGCCCTGCACGCCCTGCCCGCCGACCCCGTGTTCGCCAACCGGGTGCTGCCCGCCGAAGGCGCCGGAGCCTGGGCCGCGCCCCTCCTCGCCCAGCAGGCCAAGATCCTCGACCTCTGGGACCAGGACCCCGGCGGTCCCGCCGTCCGCGTCCCGCACCTGGGCCACGACCCGCGCGGCCCCGAGGACCTCGACGCGCTCGGTGTACCCGCGCCCGGTCCCGCCCCCGCCGTCGCCGGACCGCGCGTCGAGGACCGGCTCGCCGCCGACGGGGTGCTGCTGTGGCACCTGGAGCTGCCCGGAGTCAGCCGCGACCAGCTCGACCTGGTCCGCCGCGCCGACGAACTGGTCGTCACCGCGGGAGCCTTCCGCCGCATCCTGCCCCTCCCCGGCGCCCTGCGCCGCTGCACCGTCGCCGGGGCGGCCCTGCGCGACGGGACGCTCACCGTCCGCTTCACCCCCGACCCCGCCCAGTGGCCCCAGAAGCGCTGA
- a CDS encoding DUF5304 domain-containing protein — MSDATERPGTDRPGADEDAWGRACAEDLAAEQERRRARYGTPPGSAAEELRKLMEAVTGKLAEGNLLGATVHGVEQAVRQARAAVEPVIERNPEVFTHLAAAGSELLAAYRSAVEKQESGWTKGTGSGATPPPRRPGPGTEDARPDGRRDDEGPGPAEHIDLD, encoded by the coding sequence ATGAGCGACGCCACCGAGCGCCCCGGAACCGACCGACCCGGCGCCGACGAGGACGCCTGGGGGCGGGCCTGCGCCGAGGACCTCGCCGCCGAGCAGGAGCGCCGCCGCGCCCGGTACGGGACCCCGCCCGGCTCGGCCGCCGAGGAACTGCGCAAGCTGATGGAGGCCGTCACCGGCAAGCTCGCCGAGGGCAACCTGCTGGGCGCCACCGTCCACGGTGTCGAACAGGCCGTACGGCAGGCCCGCGCGGCCGTCGAACCGGTCATCGAACGCAACCCGGAGGTCTTCACCCACCTCGCGGCCGCCGGCTCCGAACTCCTCGCCGCCTACCGCTCCGCCGTCGAGAAGCAGGAGAGCGGCTGGACCAAGGGCACGGGTTCCGGCGCCACCCCGCCGCCGCGCAGGCCCGGGCCCGGCACCGAGGACGCCCGCCCCGACGGGCGCCGCGACGACGAGGGCCCGGGTCCCGCCGAGCACATCGACCTCGACTGA
- a CDS encoding ROK family glucokinase, whose protein sequence is MGLTIGVDIGGTKIAAGVVDEEGTIVNIFTVPTPATAEAIVDAIASAVEGAREGHEIEAVGIGAAGYVDDKRATVLFAPNIDWRHEPLKDKVEQRVGLPVVVENDANAAAWGEYRFGAGKGHEDVICITLGTGLGGGVIIGNKLRRGRFGVAAEFGHIRVVPDGLLCGCGSQGCWEQYASGRALVRYARQRAAATPENAVLLLSLGDGTTEGIEGKHVSEAARQGDPVAVDSFRELARWAGAGLADLASLFDPSAFIVGGGVSDEGDLVLDPIRKSFRRWLIGGAWRPHAQVLAAQLGGKAGLVGAADLARQG, encoded by the coding sequence ATGGGACTGACCATCGGCGTCGACATCGGCGGCACGAAGATCGCGGCCGGAGTCGTGGACGAAGAGGGCACGATCGTCAACATCTTCACCGTGCCGACACCTGCCACCGCCGAGGCCATCGTGGACGCCATCGCCTCCGCGGTCGAAGGCGCCCGCGAGGGCCACGAGATCGAGGCCGTCGGCATCGGTGCCGCCGGCTACGTCGACGACAAGCGCGCCACCGTCCTCTTCGCGCCCAACATCGACTGGCGACACGAACCGCTCAAGGACAAGGTCGAGCAGCGCGTCGGCCTGCCCGTCGTCGTCGAGAACGACGCCAACGCCGCCGCCTGGGGCGAGTACCGCTTCGGCGCGGGCAAGGGCCACGAGGACGTCATCTGCATCACGCTCGGCACCGGTCTCGGCGGCGGCGTCATCATCGGCAACAAGCTCCGTCGCGGCCGGTTCGGCGTCGCCGCCGAGTTCGGCCACATCCGCGTCGTCCCCGACGGGCTGCTCTGCGGCTGCGGCAGCCAGGGCTGCTGGGAGCAGTACGCCTCCGGACGCGCCCTCGTCCGGTACGCGCGCCAGCGCGCCGCGGCCACGCCCGAGAACGCGGTGCTGCTGCTGTCGCTCGGCGACGGGACCACCGAGGGGATCGAGGGGAAGCACGTCAGCGAGGCCGCGCGGCAGGGGGACCCCGTCGCCGTCGACTCGTTCCGGGAACTGGCCCGGTGGGCCGGGGCCGGGCTGGCCGATCTCGCCTCGCTCTTCGACCCGTCTGCGTTCATCGTCGGCGGGGGCGTCTCCGACGAGGGGGACCTGGTGCTCGATCCCATCCGCAAGTCGTTCCGGCGGTGGCTGATCGGCGGGGCCTGGCGGCCGCACGCCCAGGTGCTCGCCGCGCAGCTCGGAGGTAAGGCGGGGCTGGTCGGCGCGGCCGACCTCGCCCGGCAGGGCTGA